In one Lolium rigidum isolate FL_2022 chromosome 3, APGP_CSIRO_Lrig_0.1, whole genome shotgun sequence genomic region, the following are encoded:
- the LOC124700142 gene encoding disease resistance protein RGA4-like codes for MEAVVGTAAGKIAPKLLDFLLTNHKLRAELEHDIQYIKKEFVMISAAIREDDEKSGDVHSAWIQMVRDLAHDIEDCIDRFTHRLTLHGHASWIRQKLHRVKTVKARNKFAKAIRRLRKTSEEASVLRERYKREASKLRANCSSISNGHGESSNLVLETDEETGTETLLGMEAARDELMELISEMPQGQLKVISLVGFGGIGKTILARQAYDNTINENHCEAWAWVRAADKGAQHVLEEILRQLGSSSSSCGRLSSLRASLKKCLGTKRFFIVIDDMRTVFWHDIKDAFPVVPGVNSRVMVTTAIKSVANACSSAHGHVYVMRTLAKKHSRQLFFKEASLEDQPPPSDHTQLGTSEALTKCDGLPLALVTTAQFLQSRGNPERWTNLCKNLGKHLETEDTLARMKRVLIHSYTNLGSQDVKTCLLYLGIYPSGRPISRGSVIRKWLAEGFIKEDHKRSALNVAVDNFDELVNRSIIQPTDATSAEVKKCQTHGMMLEFILHKSMCENFITLLYDKDPLPGSNVRWLSLHNKTAARSKINPKDLCIVRSLTIFGKAHKSVLEFSMYKLLRVLDLEQCDEHLDDKHLKEICNLLLLRYLSLGAAVTVTVLPREIKKLQLLETLDVRRTKIEILPTEVIKLPCLVHLFGKFKLQHNVGDQRMGKLQTWLSENSRLETLAGFVVDKSQKFPQLMDYMEHLTKVKIWCESTGADAFARSSSSHLSKAIKGFIERGTQLNKARSLSLNINDERSQELLDFSLEKDYSYYLSSLKLQGISICSQLPHFVTMLGGLTKLCLLFPGDHRLSDSILDALSRVRGLEYLKLVANQLDRLVIKQGALRSLRRLCVVLKVITEMEIQEGALPRVESLLLLCKDLNGFSGSAIQSLPRLNKVALHEGLSDEVKHEWKEAAKNHPRHPQLLFVKTEPMGSEPAAETASDTTEVDDKREPTGPPTETTFSVTTPPDANSTGWSVQVVAAEMAADHKLMGSEIAAKISAAPATAHNTTLTVNHNAVAGDQAYRGTASFINSAKASYSR; via the exons ATGGAAGCTGTGGTTGGCACCGCCGCCGGTAAGATCGCTCCTAAGCTCTTAGATTTCTTACTAACAAATCACAAGCTGCGGGCGGAGCTGGAGCATGACATCCAGTACATCAAGAAAGAATTTGTGATGATTTCTGCCGCCATTCGAGAAGATGATGAGAAGAGCGGCGATGTGCATAGCGCCTGGATCCAAATGGTGCGTGACTTGGCGCACGATATTGAGGACTGCATCGACCGCTTCACGCACCGCTTGACCCTCCACGGACACGCATCGTGGATCCGTCAGAAACTCCACAGGGTGAAGACAGTGAAGGCCCGTAACAAGTTTGCCAAGGCGATTCGTCGTCTCAGGAAGACATCAGAGGAAGCATCTGTGCTGAGAGAGAGGTACAAGAGAGAGGCATCCAAGTTGAGAGCAAACTGCAGCAGTATCAGCAATGGCCACGGCGAATCCAGCAACTTGGTCTTGGAGACTGATGAGGAGACAGGGACGGAAACCTTGCTGGGTATGGAGGCGGCTCGGGATGAGCTCATGGAGCTGATAAGTGAAATGCCGCAAGGACAACTCAAGGTCATCTCCCTTGTTGGATTTGGTGGTATTGGGAAAACTATCCTTGCCAGGCAAGCCTACGACAACACAATTAATGAGAATCACTGTGAAGCTTGGGCTTGGGTTCGCGCCGCAGACAAAGGCGCACAGCATGTTCTTGAGGAGATACTCCGGCAACTTGGAAGTTCGAGCAGCTCCTGCGGTAGACTCAGCAGTCTCAGGGCAAGCCTCAAAAAGTGCCTTGGCACCAAGAG GTTCTTCATTGTGATTGATGACATGCGCACAGTATTTTGGCATGACATAAAAGATGCTTTCCCTGTAGTTCCAGGGGTGAACAGCAGAGTTATGGTGACAACGGCAATAAAGTCCGTCGCAAATGCCTGCAGCTCGGCTCATGGTCATGTCTATGTGATGAGAACTCTTGCCAAGAAACATTCAAGACAGCTGTTCTTCAAAGAAGCTTCCTTGGAAGACCAACCACCACCCAGTGATCATACGCAACTCGGTACTTCCGAAGCACTGACCAAATGCGATGGTCTACCCCTTGCTCTTGTTACCACTGCCCAGTTCTTGCAAAGTAGAGGTAATCCTGAAAGGTGGACAAATCTATGCAAAAACCTGGGCAAACATCTTGAGACTGAGGATACCTTAGCAAGAATGAAGCGTGTGCTCATCCATAGCTACACCAACCTTGGTAGCCAAGATGTCAAGACCTGCTTGCTATATCTGGGTATCTACCCAAGTGGACGTCCAATCAGTAGAGGAAGTGTGATAAGAAAATGGTTAGCGGAAGGGTTCATCAAAGAAGACCATAAACGCAGTGCCCTCAATGTTGCTGTTGACAATTTTGATGAGCTGGTCAATCGGAGTATCATTCAGCCTACAGATGCCACCAGCGCAGAGGTGAAGAAATGCCAAACTCATGGCATGATGCTCGAGTTCATCCTGCACAAGTCCATGTGTGAGAACTTTATTACCTTGCTATATGACAAGGATCCCCTGCCCGGGAGTAATGTCCGTTGGCTTTCGCTGCATAATAAAACTGCTGCAAGGTCCAAAATTAATCCAAAAGATTTATGTATTGTCCGCTCTCTGACAATCTTCGGTAAGGCACATAAATCTGTCTTGGAATTTTCCATGTATAAATTGCTGCGAGTTTTGGATCTAGAACAGTGTGATGAACACTTGGATGACAAGCATCTCAAGGAGATATGCAACCTGTTGCTTCTTAGGTACCTAAGCCTTGGCGCCGCTGTTACGGTTACGGTGCTTCCCAGAGAGATCAAgaagcttcaacttttggagacaCTGGATGTAAGAAGAACCAAGATAGAGATTCTTCCCACAGAAGTCATAAAGCTGCCATGTTTAGTTCATCTATTCGGAAAGTTCAAGCTCCAACACAATGTAGGAGACCAGAGAATGGGTAAGCTACAGACTTGGTTGTCAGAGAACAGCAGATTAGAGACACTGGCAGGATTTGTTGTGGACAAGAGCCAAAAGTTTCCGCAACTCATGGATTATATGGAGCACCTGACGAAGGTCAAAATATGGTGTGAATCCACCGGAGCCGATGCTTTTGCCAGAAGCAGCTCAAGTCATCTCTCAAAGGCCATCAAGGGTTTCATCGAGAGAGGCACCCAACTGAACAAAGCTCGTTCACTCTCACTGAACATCAACGACGAACGGTCGCAAGAGTTGCTGGATTTCTCCCTCGAAAAGGATTACAGCTACTACCTTAGCTCGCTCAAGCTACAAGGGATCAGCATATGCAGCCAACTGCCTCATTTTGTTACCATGTTGGGTGGTCTCACTAAGCTGTGCCTGTTATTTCCTGGCGATCATAGGCTGAGCGATAGCATTCTTGATGCCCTGAGCAGAGTGCGCGGCCTGGAGTACCTGAAGCTGGTCGCTAATCAACTGGACAGGCTCGTCATCAAACAAGGTGCACTCAGAAGCTTGCGACGCCTATGCGTCGTGCTGAAAGTCATTACTGAGATGGAAATACAAGAGGGAGCTCTACCTCGCGTCGAGTCCCTCTTGCTGCTATGCAAGGATCTAAATGGCTTTAGCGGCAGCGCAATCCAGTCCCTGCCACGGCTTAATAAGGTCGCCCTCCATGAAGGACTGAGTGACGAAGTAAAACACGAGTGGAAAGAAGCAGCAAAGAACCACCCCAGGCATCCCCAGCTCTTGTTTGTCAAGACGGAACCGATGGGAAGTGAGCCTGCTGCGGAAACAGCTAGTGATACGACAGAGGTTGATGACAAAAGAGAACCTACAGGACCACCTACTGAAACAACGTTTTCAGTGACAACACCGCCCGATGCCAATTCTACAGGATGGTCTG TACAAGTTGTTGCAGCTGAGATGGCTGCTGATCACAAGCTGATGGGAAGTGAGATTGCTGCGAAGATCTCTGCGGCGCCAGCTACTGCTCATAATACGACATTGACGGTAAACCACAATGCTGTTGCTGGAGACCAAGCATATCGTG GAACCGCGAGCTTTATTAATTCAGCAAAAGCATCTTACAGTCGTTAG